Genomic segment of Xenopus laevis strain J_2021 chromosome 4S, Xenopus_laevis_v10.1, whole genome shotgun sequence:
CATAAAACTGGGGGCAGAAAGATATCAATGATAGGTGGGGCCTGTTATTTGCAACAATACCTTTTTCTGCCCATGATGAGAAATAGGCTTTCCTTAAGCAGAAACAGtaacttgtttttaatttaatactgctctaatttatataaaattacataGAATTTTCAGGCCCAGAGAATACCTTTCTTTTGTTATGATCGTGTAACTTTTTAAATTGTTATGTAGGTGGCGTAATTAAGATCATAACAGTGGACACTTGAAGCAATGTTCTAATtattaatttgtaaaaataaatcctATTCCTTAGTGTCTAAAACTGTCACTTATTAGTTGAGGCATTCTTAAAGTAATTTGCTGAAAATTATGTATGAActtcagtgatgtaactagatattactggcccccacggcaaattatttttcaggtccccaaaatgtctagaggttgccctgttttaccagtatttattgaaattgtatatgaattaggacctcatgggtcccctatacctcctgggccccactgcagccgcagggtctgcttcctctatagttacacccctgtatgaCTACATTTACGTGAGAGCAGAGTATGAAGAGTAGTGCTTTTATTAAAAGCAGAAATGTTCCTATTGCTGGCTGCATTCTGAGTTCCTCTACACTCTCATAACAAGCAAGTTGGGGTTGTGTCCTCTCCAgtttattatccagaatattaCATTGGCACTTTGTAAATTCTAGCTGGTGAcagcaaaaatgcattgtttatGAACATTAGATAAGCTACAGTTCTATTCTGATGAGAATATCTCTGATATACAAGCAATATAGCAGCCTCCTGTAATATATCAGACAGAATAAGAATATTTTTGTGCCAGTTTAACAATACTCTTATAACTTACCTTCTGTGTAAGCAGAATTATATGGAAGACAAACTGCTATTTATATaagtgatacatttcttatttgggAGCACAAGTTGAATATGCACAATGTGAGCAACTGAAAGTATTTTTATTAGTCAGCTCAGCTGGTGTGTATTGGTAATTTAGCATCAccacagcagaacaataaataacaaagatAAAATAATAGAGATGAAAGAACTCATCACATCCTACTCATACATGGTGCTTGAATTGTGTCCTACACAAAGGACAGGGAGAGAATGCTTAATTGACATGGGTCAGTGACATCTcttccaaatatatattttatatttacaaatgagCACCAGGCAGGTCATCCACTCAAAGAGAGAGAATATATTTACACAGCTCAACATATATACCCAGTAATGCACACAGCAGAATAGATGATGGATGCAAAGAGGCAGTAGGAAACCACCTCCACTGTATAATCCCAAGGAGATTGCAGGATAAGGAGTGGCAATATGTCAGATTATCAATTATAATAAAAGTCCGTGTCATTCAACAGGCAGGCAGAAATCTATTCTGTTTCATAGGGAGTAGGGGTgggaaaaggggggaaaaaaggctGTCACATAAGACAGGTGACTGATGGCAAATAAATGTAGACCTCAGAAACATAAGCTATTGAAGGTAAATGGATGTGTCCAGGTATTGAAGACCCTGGGGGGAATTCAAGAGTCCTGTAAATACAGGTGGGCATCTCCAGAGTCAGCAAATTCTTGTGTTGTGGGGGCACTTTGAGATAAGCAAGCGGATAAAGTGTCCGAAAGGCATGCCACCTCACACTGTGTACTGCACCTCATCCCTCTTGACCAAAGTCCTCTGTAAATTTCTTTACTTTTAGAAGATCATCTACATTTACTGTTGGTCGAGTGGTGGCCAAAGATCTTAGCATATCAGACTATGAAAGAAAGTAAGAATTAGATTTCACAAAGGGAAAATTAATTGAATAATTAATAAAACTATcctttaatttgttaattaaaggagaaggaaagccaaattgAATCATCTTCCCTGAATAGGTCTCAAAGTAGTGTTAGATGGCTAAGATTACAGTTCACCCAGGGCTAACATCAAGGAGTGTTTCATTTCTCATAATCGCAGCTGCTTCATCAGAACGCCGCCGCCATATTGCTTAAGGTATAATTGCTCCCTTCTACCCTCGATCGCTAATGCACATGTGCAAAATACCCGCATCATTGTTGTCATTGCAGCTCAATTTAGAAGGAGGAACGAAGTGCATTGCAAACATGCGCATTGGAAACAAATTGAGTGTAATGTGATTCAAGGCTGCCTCATTACCTACTACAAGAGACCAGGGACAACAGATTTACTCTGTGCAGTGAGTGTTTAAACAATAAGTTTTATTACTgagtgatttattttttcactttctttgtcctttaaatattcagTTAATACTTACCATACAGACAACAGGCTCTTGTAATTTATCACTGGGCACCTCCATCCAAGTCATTTCTACTGCCCCTGTGTCTCCAGGAGAGCAAGGTGTTAAGAAATCATCAACAATGATCCCTGGATTGGTACGCGAGGGACCACGGACCTTTACACAGCAAAGAAGCAGAATGATTAttttccctataaaaaaaaataaaaaatactaatcCTAATAAATTTCTCCACACTTACCTTCTTGAAGTGTGTGGCAGACTGCACCTTGCGCACAGGCTGCATTAGAGCATCACGCACAATAATACTGATGTCGGCACCAGAGTAACCGTTAGTTTTCTTGGCAAGCTCACGTACATTCTCTTCACTCAAACTGTGCGGAGTATTTCCCAAGTGCAGCTGGAACATTTGGGCACGTGCTGCCTCCTCTGGTAGGGGGATGTATATTCTCTTCTCAAATCTATACCCAAGCAGAGATCAACTCAGTTTATGGTAATACAGAATAAGCAAATAAACGGCTTTTTATACATTCCGCTTCCTCTTACATTGTACCATTATCTAGacctggggtccccaaccttttttacccgtgttgtaaaaagagttggggagcaacatgagcatgaaaaaagttcctgaggctgcaaaaaaagtctgtgattggctgttggcagtccctatatggactgacagcctacaggagattctgtttaGCAGTAAGcctagtttttatgcagccaaaagttgcctccaaggcgggaattcaaaaataagcacctctgaggccactgtgagcaaaaTTCAAGGGGATGGAGGGCAACATGTTGTTCAGGAgatactgattggggatcactgatccagACATACTTGTGCATATTAGTGCCCAAATGTATGATGAATGCAAATTTAATTTCATCAGATCAGAGATGCATGGTTGTTCATACATGGACAAGCTCTCAGCTATGTGCATGGTTGCCGGGAACAACCAATGCTACCAGCAAaagggggaagatttatcaaagtgtgaatttagaactccccacagaaaaactcactcactttttattcattcctacgggatttttagaatcatatttatcaatggagtttagtatttgataaatatgcttttagaaatcccatagaaattaatagaaagtgagttctaaattcacactttgataaatctgccccaaaaatgatatagaataatataaatataggtaGGAAGAAAGGGGGGGAGGCTGTGGGGTGTACATTAATAGATATTGGAATACAGGCATTTAATATTCTTTAGGTATTTTCCTGGGGTATGGATGTCAAGCTTACCTGATCATTGGCCCCAGACTTTTTCTAAATTTGTCCAGGTAGCCTCTACCCATATAAATCAGCTTGTAGAGCCGAAGGGCTCAATTTATTAGAGATTTCTAACGTTTCAAGATGGGTGCAGTAAGCAATTTGTAGGATAGGAACcgtacatttggcacctaaagtATCTGTACTAAAAAAGTTTTCACTTTTCCCCAAAACATATCCATCAGCGGGCAGGTCCAGAAGGCATGTATAAATGTACCCGGGCTAGCCCCACATTTAAAACCTAGATTGTATGACTTGAGGCTCATGGAATGCAGTCATGCGGGTGTAAGGTAACTTCTGTGTATTGTggaatttttatgattttcaatTAGTTCTTCCTTACCTTCTTCGGATGGCAGAATCTAGTACCCATGGTATGTTTGTAGCACCGAGAACAAGTATACCATCATTGTTATTACCAACACCTGCAAAACCAGAAGTAATCACATTACCTGCATACCTGTAGAATCAATGGTACTGGCTAAAACAAGCTCGGTTAGAGTAACCGATTTTAATAGACAAGCAAAAGAAATTTCAATTTTTGAACACAtaatagtgatcttcctcaggttcaaaaaatttgtatatattgtggcaagctggcggcttgaacacgtaacttttggggggattagtcaatggtgggcaggcagcataggacaaaggagcataaagacagggacacacacagcttcttccaggaaaacagcagtttattttcccactttaaacaaacacagtgaattatccacagacacaggggtgaccattgtatcatacaaacaaatcataaaataaaacctagcccactgggcactaccttccaactctggagcagtccctgactagactgggccccttgtggactaccagcaaacaaaacaatgttgtggctcacccctgtactcacaggactccttcctggTAGTGTTCAGCCTCCTGGCACAACTTTGTCAtggtcacaggctccctctgcttcatgcagtatcaggcagcactcccagctcctctgggagttcctaacacatccaggtctcctacctgctgtgtcctgctgagagacccactctcccattctaattaactttaaatagcctttccacaggacagttTTCCtatggaaggtgaactccaatctctggactggatatgcggaatggagtccctggctactaaagtaataaaacagagcgctgattctctgtttaataactcccttcctggagcctctctCAGTACCTGTCTCTGCTATCTAGCTATCTACAATATATTGTGTAAAAGGTTTTTCACTTTAAATTAAAGTCAGAGACAAGTTCAGCTAGAGagtaaaaagtggtgtaaaaatcAGAGCCACTTTAAAAcccttatttttatatacagctaCACTCATTTTCATGATATGATACAAACATTATATTGTAAATGGTAGCATGGTGCAATGTTGCATGTAGCTGCAACAAAAGCCAGAAAAAGCATTTATCGCAACAGGGCAACACATGTGATAGACGTGAAACCCCAAAGTTTAGAAGTCTTTCTTTATATTCCTTTCAGGACAGCTACGGCTAGATTTTCTGTTGGAGCCTCATTGTTCTGATGAccaaaatgtatacagtatatagaactgCAGAGAccaccaccttaaaggaacagtaaaaccaaaaaatattagtgttttaacgtaatgaaaatataatgctctgttgccctgcactgatacaacagctgtgtttgtttatataaactattgtagaatttctgaagcaaactgctttgtggccatgggggcagccattcaagctggaaaagaagaaaaggcacaagatacacaggTGATAGAAGATATGATCTGTaggatacaatgggattcttcagaatttatttgCTAAtgactgtgtatcctatgcttgaatggctgccaccatgactacacagcagcttttttttttttttttttttaatatagtagtttttaaagcaaacacaccaaatttaccagtgcatggaaatagtacattatattgtcattactttcaaagactttcattttttggtgttactgttactagtggtgccagctatacccactgttcctgtgtcccccaagctgacaatGGAGAAAGAAGGCTTTTGTGAGCAAGGATGCTATAATGAAAGTAATGCTGCTATGGGAACATTTCAAGGAAGAGTATAAGACACACTATATTTTGTCTGCAACTTTGTTGCTATCTAAATCAGTTCCATGTGTATTCTTCTCCcatgtttacaaaataaaatgtctgGAACCTTGAAATTTGAGCAGGTCAAATTTATACTGCAcccctttttaaagggatttttatagtgtagtttttattttcaaattacactgcttacacggcaaataattcactctaccagcaagtgtattttattatatacaataaatatattatttataatattggtgtgtagtcaccaatatttgcctggtcatgtgctttcagaaagagccagcactttaggatggaactgctttctggcaggctgttgtttctcctactcaatgtaactgaatgtgttacagtgggacctggatttttactattgagtgctgttcttatatctaccagggagctgttatctggttaccttcccgttgttctgttgttaggctgctggggggggaagagtGACtggaatttatcagagcacaagtcacatgactggggcagcagggaaactgacaatatgtctagccccatgtcagatttcaaaattaaatatatatacaaatctgtttgctcttttgagaaacggatttcagtgcagaattctgctggagcagcactattaactgatgcgttttgaaaaaaacatgttttcccatgacagtatccctttaaccttttaatTCTAAAGCAGCCAACAATAAAAAAAGGTGACAGCACTAGGGATGGTGTTTGTACAGTTACTATACATTGGTTTTGCGCAGTCAATGTTTTACACCTGCCACTTTCATACACATAAACCAGTATTACCTTGCATCTGCACCAGAAACTCTGTCTTGATTCTACGTGCAGCTTCACTCTCATTCTCATTTCTAGAACCGCAAAGAGAATCCACTTCATCAATAAAGATAATGGATGGTTTGTGTTGCCGTGCCAACTCAAAAAGGTTCTTCACCAGCCtgaaatataaaggaaaaaagtGAACCATTCCAAACAACCCATCCATCTAAAGCTAAACAGCTTCAAGCCCAGGAAACCCATCATTACATTTCCTTCAAACTCACTTTTCACTCTCCCCCAGCCACTTGGACATGAGGTCAGAGgaagaaacagagaaaaatgtagAGTTATTAGCTTCTGTTGCTACAGCTTTTGCCAGATATGACTTCCCAGTTCCAGGAGGTCCGAACAGCAGTATGCCACGCCATGGTGTACGCTTACCTGAAAAGGAAAATacagaatattaaatatatatagtgaataaagtaccccactattgtaaaatataaggctattataagtcactgaggaattccaagttctcatattttccaaaaatgggtactttatttattataataaattatgactcagttttagtaagtcatgtaaCAAAAATGGCCttactaagctccgtttataactgatgacatcactaagagccgttatatttgcatataaattacaggatattcatggtgtAATCAAGTGTAATATAAGAATATGATGGATCAGCACTATAaagtatccttgagaaaggtccctagAAATAAAAGAACACATACATATAACTACAAACAGAGAGAGTGGATTGTGATTGTaattgtgattgtgtgtgtgtgcacacatACTAACACATATTTCTTGAAACATATATTTCACATAGAAGAAAgatttttagaattgtgtttACTGCCACGCATGTTTCTGATAAATGATGAGTTTGGCCACAAATCCTTCACTAATGCATTCTATAACCCTATCGGTATAAAAAAAAGCTATGTTAACATCATTCcatttgtttttactattttGTTTTTGTCAAAGTAGTAGGAAtcagcaaaacaaaaatgtttcctAATACAATTGTTACTTGAAAATCCATTGATACGAATATTTACATTTAGTGTTTACCCTCAAAGGGTGATACACGCAGATGCAGAGATTGACAGCGGAACAAATGCTTCAGTGAAAATAGTGTGACTGTGCTCCTTCACAATATGGTGACCCTTTTACCATAGGGGAAAAATaagcgatttggggagatttattcgcctggcgactaatcacctctttttTGGgcacaatctccctgaacggcttccccctgtcctCCGCCAGCTATAACGAAAAAATGACTGCGGCAAGGCAAACACggtgcttcgtattccgaagtcgcccgtaagtaaaaaacagtaaatactaaaagtaaacaattttttttttgttttgtttttttttgctaaatgacTGTACTTAGAAGAAGTGTTTATTTTGCCAAGTCCTACCACTTTGTTGGGACTTTGCAGAAGGCAAACACCCTCTAGTACTGTGAGATATATGAATAATTATGAACCAACTGGACCTCCTGCCACCTTTCAAATGGCATAATATACAGTTTGTGTATATACAGTTCAAACAAACAGTATTGCACACACCGAGTCAATATGTTAAGCATGTTTGCACCCTAGCAGAGCACACAAacatactatatactgtacttttcatttattttaggaaAGCAAAAAGTCAGTGCAGAAAGGAATGTAACACTATTGTGCATCTTCAAGTTTCcatatctgaaaacaacaaagtgttttttggactaATATATAATCTTGACCTGTGAATAAATGGGGGAACTTGATAGGCAAGATCACAGCCTCTTTCAATGCTTCTTTTGCTCCTTCAAGACCAGCTACATCATTCCATCGAACATTTGGCTTCTCCATGACAATGGCACCTGTATGGAAAGAAAGATACAAAAGAAGCATATAGTACATTGCCATTGTCAAAACTTAGTCCTTTCAGCACTATAACAAATCTAAAAAATGTGAAAGAGGATCTGTGCCTTTAAGACATACTTTGTCTTGAAAAATagaagaaatgttttgttttgaggTCTCTTTTCTTAACACTTACCCATAAGCTGCTCTTGCAGTTTCTTCTTTTCTGGATTTTCCCCCTCACTGTCACTGTCGCTTCTGTAGAATCAGAAAGTAAATGCtatttaaaagatcatttaaaatgCTATTCAAAAGTGAGCAATGTCTTCCACACACATATATgatcttaatgtttaaataacatGTTCTATCTAATGCTTATATAGCAAATGAGTCCAGCCAGTTGAAATTAGCATCCGACTTGTTTTCCCACATTGCAATCAGAATTATGCCCGTTGCAATATCCTAACTACAGGAAGCCTTGGACTAGGGTAGTTAGGAAAAGGGTGGGAAAGGGAGCTGGATGAACAAGGGGGGAGGGGTCGGCAGAGTAGGGACTCTTGGTGCCATACTGGTCATAGCCTTTGACCTGTAATTGTGCCCAAATGGCCCCTATCAATATAATCCACTTCACCTTTATGACAAGCATTCGTTCAGATGGGGTAGAGGTCATATTCCAGTTGGCTGCTTGTAGGGTTTTTGCAACTGTGATTATATGGGTGCCAACCTATTGGTGTCTGAGGATCTCAATGAGTTGATAGGCTTGCCTAAAAAGATACTATAGGTCTAGGCTGGTAAAGTCCAATTGTGAGGCACGTTGGTTAATACAACattcatgtatgtatgtgtttatctatctatttaaattgacaaagtccatcagggttcaaatgtatttagaaaaataGGCCAAATATAAACACATAAGTAGAATAGCACTGTGAACACACAAGGACAGGCTAGCAACACCTACAGTAATGATTATGGCATTAGTAGGTCTTTAAAATATGCTTTTTCCCGCTATTAGCAGGACAGGGACATCTGTACTGTGGCAGTATCGAGGCCAGCGAGTTCACTAAAATGCAGTTACCCGTAGTAACCTCCTGGCATGGGGTGTAATGACGCCATTGCCTCTGCAACAGTGACAACACAGAGACGATGGCACAACAGTGACCCTAGGCCCAGGACCCCATTGCCAAGTTTCACAATAGCAG
This window contains:
- the sntb2.S gene encoding vacuolar protein sorting-associated protein 4A → MTTSTLQKAIDLVTKATEEDKNKNYEEALRLYQHAVEYFLHAIKYEAHSDKAKESIRAKCMQYLDRAEKLKDYLKTKDKQNKKPVKESQNEKGSDSDSEGENPEKKKLQEQLMGAIVMEKPNVRWNDVAGLEGAKEALKEAVILPIKFPHLFTGKRTPWRGILLFGPPGTGKSYLAKAVATEANNSTFFSVSSSDLMSKWLGESEKLVKNLFELARQHKPSIIFIDEVDSLCGSRNENESEAARRIKTEFLVQMQGVGNNNDGILVLGATNIPWVLDSAIRRRFEKRIYIPLPEEAARAQMFQLHLGNTPHSLSEENVRELAKKTNGYSGADISIIVRDALMQPVRKVQSATHFKKVRGPSRTNPGIIVDDFLTPCSPGDTGAVEMTWMEVPSDKLQEPVVCMSDMLRSLATTRPTVNVDDLLKVKKFTEDFGQEG